Genomic window (Phragmites australis chromosome 5, lpPhrAust1.1, whole genome shotgun sequence):
GTGATTTGGTGCCGCATTTGTAGTTGGATACTTTGGATTGCTTGGTTGTTGTGGCACTGTCAGACTAGTTTGTCATTAGCTCAAAAGCTTTGCTCTTGGCATGTGCGAAATTTACTGCCTCTTATTCGAGATTATCACTTTTCTCATAAAGTAGGAGCGATTTGGGTGGGGTTTGGAGAGGCGTGTAATTTAGCAATGCAAGGAACACACTAATTGTATGGATTTGTATGATGAGATAGTTGATCTGTTCTTGTATGGATTGGGATGATGAGATTGTATGAATTTGGATGATGAGATAGTTGACATGTTCACTGCCTATGACAGCGCGTCGAGCGGCAGCCGAGCCGGCTTGTTTATTTTTTGGGCTTCCGAAACCTTTTCAGTGCAGGTTGGAGCCTCCAACCGGCAGCAAAAAGAagttttagtgccggttccagacccggcactgatagtctaattatcagtgccggttcaaaaactggcactaatgatgtttttgaaccggcactaatgtgtctttctgtagtagtggtccAATAAAATATTTGTTGGATCAGTACAATCAAACGTTCACGCAGGTACTTGTCATTAGTTTGATTGATCCAATATGTACATTTTTTCACGTGCATGACACGTAGCTAGGTACATTAGCATGGATAGAATTCATTAGAAGTAATACACACGGTAACATGCCCAATCATCAAAAAGACCAAAATACTTCTTTTCGTAAAAAAGGTGCATTCCAAATACATTATTGCCTTTTACTCTAAATTTCCAAACTTGAAAAGGCTAGGAGCCTAGGACACATGTAATGTCCATGGTTGACCTACTACCTCTATTCCCTTTTGGATGTTGTTTTAGTCTTTGAAACATAGAACAAGGTTGCAATAAATTCTTTTATGCATGACATATTTACCTATCTTCATTTCTTCCACATTCAATCAATGATATATAAGCCACTAATCCATCACACTCATTGAATTGAAACTCCACTTTCTAATAACCTTTAATATAGGCACTCTAGTAAAACACCACATTGGAAacctaaaacgacatctatttaagaacaaaATCAAGTTTTTAAAATGACATTTATTTGAGAAAGGAGGTAGTATTACCTTAGGAGGTAATATGCCACTTTTTTAATCTTTACTCTAGGATGGATGGTCCAAATTAGTTTGGGTGTACCCTAAAAAAATCCCTAGTAGAAATGAGTGTTTACCGTGCTTAATATATCTAGTTTAACCTTCTATCTTTATTCTGTCAAGTTGCTTTTCTTTGCAATCTTCAATCTATCCATCCTTCTATTGTTATATCTGTTAAGGGTATTATAGTCATTTCCTAtattctagggtttggggtgtGTCTAGAGTCTTCTCTTATACTACATATATCCCTTTGGAGCTGTTCAATATCAACAAAGTTAACAAACTCTTTTCCTCTCTAACATGGTATCAAGGCTGTAAGGTACTTCTTTGGTCTCAACAGAGGAGCTCTGCAAGTGCTTCTGCTCGCTGCCCCCGGGAGGAGCAATCTTCGCTCCTGGGGGCGGCCACCTCTACTAGCTATAGTTTAGTAGTAGTTTGTCGCAACAGCAGCAACTACCACTAGTGGTCACCGTTGTCTTCGTCGAGATGCAGCTTCCCCAACTCGTGCTATGGCCGCCAGATCTGCTGCCATCTCACCTTTTGGCGTGCAGATTTGCTTGTTGCCATGCCAAATTGGCATGGCTTCCTTATCGTCGGCAAGTTCAAGTACTGCTGCACCTTCATTGGCCCGTCTTTCCCTATATCGGGTCGGCATCACCTCCTGCGCGTGCACTGCGCATTTTTACCGGTAATGCTGCCTCCCACTCTGGAGCTCACCAGTCCATCACCGGTTCTGTGCCTTCCTAAGTTCCACGATGGCCATCATCGACCCCTGCTCGGACTCCGATACAACGACTCCGTCTCCCAGCTGCTCACATTCTGGGCTCCGCGGGTAGCACGCCGGGGTTGCCGTACCTCTTCAGCCGACGCGCTCCGTCATCTGGCCACGACTCCTACTGAAAGGATTGGTGACctcctaagagggggaggggtgaattaggacacctaaaactaatcggctacaaaaacttcataagataaacctatatcaatttctatctaaatgtgctctaggttcatttaatgtgtctactctaccattaaaaagatttgcaacctatagttaatcctaacaaactactctaggaaggtaaatatGGAAAGGTAGACTATAAGTATGTAAGTGCGGaaacgtaaagatggtagagagagtaaacttgacataagagatttttatcctgtggtatcaatGCCATAAACGTCACCCCTAGTGTACGTTAgagtagccacctaggctatagcttcCAGACGATACCTGGTCATGatccttgagccacctaggactcaagtaggttgagccaccaagccaccaaagcaaggtctcaccataagcatctcttttggtcacttgccaccatcttcactttggagtttgagccaccaaggtaagagtCTCCGTATCCCCATACAAACGTATTGTcgccgctccataccaagtcagagggtcaacaaacaTGAGTTACCAAGGACTAAGATGTcgacataccacttggtacaagttaggatcacttcttgatcctctctctcGACAGCAAcatctagcaacaactctctctatatttattagcactaatcacttactaatcttgtgtttaattatcttggatgatcacttttagcactttagtggcttggatgtcttctcaagtgtcttgGATGAGTTTCCTTGGACTCCAGCACAGTCAAATGATCGAGTAAAGAGTATTTATAGTTTCaaactcacaaactagccgttgctccaatgaTCAcaaaagattgtgaacaccggatgattcttTCTTAACAACAGTGcaaacaccgaaccatctagCGTGTATAATAGTataaaactagctgttggaacccaaCTCAAACAtattgtgaacatcggatattccggtgtaaccttgaactccatcatcgaactatccgatATGGATACTTTAGCCGACCGAGCTACTTCTTctacactgttcattgtccgacGTGTAGATCTTCAAGACATCGGACCATCAGACGTGTACAACCACACCAAACTAGCCGTTAAGATATTATCCTCGAAAATACTCCAATgcaaccatccggtgtgtacacctctgagcaccggaccatccgacgtgtagaTCTTTAGTCTTCAACAGTTCTCTGGAGAAATGCTCTGTTGTGTATATCCTCTctaagcaccgaaccatccggtatGTACAAATCCTCTGCACCAAAATATTCCTCCTGAAAAATGCTTTGGTGTGAACATCttgctgagcaccggaccatccagtgtagtcTTTATTTTCTCCTCTGAGCtaaaaaatactccgatgtgtataatttttagagcaccgaaccatccggtgttaaaaactttttctgAACTCGCCTAATTCAAActtttttgaatttgacttcggtggcttcttcaggTATAGCATCCATGAGAcgttgataaacatattagtcccattgactatgttatcattaatcaccaaaatcacatacataccctaaaaaTGTCATGCTCGCTAcaatttctccttttttttgttgattgatgacaacacaaccaaagcaagtggcaaaacATAAATTATACCAAATATAAAGGGCACAAATAATGAATTATAATAATTTATGAAGTGCACAAGACCTTACTattttgcttggatgcatggtaagaacaaccaatgatactaattgtaaggaaactaatgataccaattgaaagtgcacCAAAGATATCAACTGAAGATGGATCAATTGTAAAGGAAATATCTCATATTTGTCATACATTGTTCTTATCTTCACTTTATCCCCTTTTTGTTGTGACTGTCATGGAGAcaattctccctctttctccatcGTCACTATTTCCCTTGATTGACCAATGCAATAACTCTTTGCTTTGCTTGATTCTTGCCTTAATATCACTTGTAATCCTTTTATGGACATTTCTTGTATCATGCTTCTTCCTTTTTCAATAATTTTCAACAGTCTTGCACATGCAACTTAAATtttctttggtcatcaaaattcttcctttttgtcaacaatcttaaaaaggctataaatacatgttgaactcaaggaaaaatgTTAGAGCATACATGAGATAtcttcatgaaccatgatccaataagaTGAGAACACTTGTAGAAATCCAATTGAAAAGAATGATACCAACTGTAGGgtaaatgataccaatcgtaGGTATGCATGCAACTGTAGCAATGCAATTGAAATGAGCTACGTGGATACCGTTTGAAATAAAAAGATTacttcatgagactacaaaagatatcacttgcaacacatgttagtctcaaaatcacaacctaaatGATATGCTCcatctaaatatgtgcatataagcgtcgaatacttgtgagagacatgTACTTAtcattaataataattaaaaatttattctatAGATATAACTAATGACACATAAAGTATACCACTTGAAGAAATGTGACATGTatagaacctacaactaataaatcgtgtaggttgctcatggtttagagataaacacaagcaatgCAAGCTACAACAATGGTGGAGACTTGGCCTTTCGATGTTTTTCTAGTGTTgttatttgtctaagtctagtgCTTAGTGTCGTACCCTTTTCAAATGCAATGCAATTACATACACCTTTCATTTTGGGGGGTGTTAAGGGTATTATAGTTATTTTATGTATTATAGGGTTTGGGGTGTGTCTAGAGTCTTCTCTTGTACTACATATACTCCTTTGGGGCTGTTCAATATCAATACAGTTTACAGACTCTTTTGATCTCTAACAATATCTGCTTCTTTCAGGTTGACATTTGGTGACCTTTTTAATTTGTGAGCTAAATCTTTAGATGTTGATTCTCTTCCACGTGGATGATGCTATtattactattattatttttggtggGGGAGTTACCCATTGCTGTCCTAATAACAGCTGCCTTATCTTTTTCTGACAGGGTTTCCAAACTCATTGACAATTCGCTAACTTGTGCATAAGTTTCTGGTAGCCTTTGCACCGTTTCAGCCACAATGAAGATAACTTTTCTTATGTTGTTGGTCCTCTCCTTGTTCCTCTTCCCTTATGGGCTCTGCAAGAGCTTAGCTGCAAGGCCTTCCGTTGTGAATATTGGTTCTATTCTTCGGTTCAACTCCACCATTGGAGGTGTTTCAGCGGTTGCCATCCGTGCAGCCTTGGAGGATATCAACTCCGACCCAACAATTCTAAATGGAACAGCATTACAAGTTGACATGAGGGATACAAATTGTGCTGATGGTTTCCTTGCCATGGTTCAAGGTAGGCCTGCTATAATTCTGCCTTcatttgtttttcatttttaaatACTGTGTGCTTCTATTCTAAAGTTGTGATGATGATACAATATTCCTTATATCAGCTTTGCAGTTCATGGAGAATGATGTGATTGCAATCATTGGCCCGCAATGCTCTACGATTGTTCATATCATTTCGCTTGTCGCAAATGAGCTCCGAGTCCCTTTGATGGCCTTTGCATCGGATCCAACTCTATCATCAATCCAGTTCCCGTTCTTTGTTCGGACTACTCCGAGTGATCTCTACCAAATGGCAGCTGTGGCGGCAGTTGTTGATTACTACCAGTGGAAGATAGTGACTGCCATATATGTTGACGATGATTATGGACGAAATGGCATTGCTGCTTTGGATGATGAACTTACCGCAAGGCGCTGCAAAATTTCCTACAAGGTTGGATTCCCTGTCAATGCTAAAAGAAGCGAGCTTCTACATTTGTTGGTTAATGTTAATAACATGGAATCTCGTGTTATCATTGTCCATACTAGTGCTCCATCCGGACTCCAGCTTTTATCCCTTGCAAACACACTAAACATGATGGGCAATGGTTATGTATGGATTGCAACCGATTGGCTTTCTTCTTATCTTGATGCTAATTCTTCAGTTCCTGCCGAGACTATATCTGGCATGCAAGGTGTTCTGACTTTACGGCCACACATCCCTAAATCAAAGATGAAGAGCAATTTGATCTCTAAGTGGAgcagcttaagcaagaagtacAACCATAGTGACCTTCGGACAAGTGCTTATGCCTTTTATGTTTATGATAGTGTATGGACAGTAGCTCGGGCTCTGGACTCCTTCTTTGATGATGGTGGGAGTATTTCCTTTTCAAATGACTCAAGGTTACGTGATGAAACTGGGAGAACACTTCACCTTGAAGCCATGAGTATTTTCGACATGGGAAACAAATTACTGGGCAAGATTAGGAAGGTAAACTTCACTGGGGTGTCTGGCCAAGTGCAATTCGATGCACAGGGTGACCTCATTCATCCTGCCTATGATATCATAAACATAATTGGAAATGGCGTTCGGACCATTGGTTTTTGGTCAAACTATACTAGATTGCTGTCGACTGTCCTTCCAGAGGACTTATATTCGAAGCCCCCTAATAGTTCTCTTGCCAATCAACATCTCTATGATGTCATTTGGCCTGGAGAGACTGCACAGAAGCCTCGAGGTTGGGCCTTCCCTTTCAACGCCAAGAAGTTGAACATTGCTGCCCCCAACAGATTTAGCTTTAAAGAGTTTATCACCAAAGATAATGTTACTGGGTTAATGAAGGGCTATTGCGTCGATGTCTTCACTCAGGCATTGGCTTTGCTTCCTTATCCTGTTACGTACGAGTTTGTACCTTTCGGGAGTGGTACTGAAAATCCTCATTATGACGAACTTGTACAGATGGTTCAGGACAATGTAAGTTTTTTTTGTGGTATGTTCCTACTGCACATCTTATCATATGATAATGATCAGAGTTACGTTACCCTGCAGGTGTTTGATGCAGCAATAGGTGATATCACGATTACAATGAATCGGACTCAAATTGTTGATTTCACCCAGCCCTTCATCGAGACAGGCCTGGTTATCTTGGCTCCGGTTAAGAAGCATATAACAAATTCCTGGGCATTCTTGCAGCCATTTACGTTGGAGATGTGGTGTGTTACAGGATTGTTTTTTCTTATTGTGGGTGTGGTTGTTTGGGTGCTTGAGCATCGAGTCAATGATGATTTCCGTGGCTCGCCACGAGAACAAATAATGACTATTTTCTGGTAAGGAGCTGAATTGCAACTTTTTTCTCTCACTATATGTGTATCTGTTCACCTCACTTACAAACATTAGAATCTCCATGATTCCTATGCAACATATTGCACACTGTTATCAGCCTAATACTTCGTTTTTCAACATTGACAAGTTGTCTACATAATTTGTTTAAATGAAAAATCTAGCCATGAACAATAAAATGAAATTTTGCAATATTAAATTGGTTGAAGAAAATATATCTGCATTTGCACAGTCTATTTTCACATGATATTATGATGTGCTATCCTCTGTTTTCTTAGTTATGTCAGTAAAGTACTTCTCCACATGTATCATCAAATGCTATTCTGATCGATTCTTTTCTCTGAAATGAGTGATTATGATCTCAATTTTGATTATCTGCAGGTTCAGCTTTTCGACTTTATTTTTTGCACACAGTGAGTAAACTGACCTTTCCTGTTCTTCTTTTGGTAGAAGTGACATTCTGTTCTGACATGTTATTTCCATCTCTATTTGTTACCAGGAGAAAATACTATGAGCACCCTAGGACGTGGTGTCTTGATCATATGGCTATTTGTTGTTTTGATCATTGTATCCAGCTACACTGCGAATCTTACTTCCATCCTAACCGTGCAACAGCTTGACACTTCTATAAGAGGACTTGATGACCTGAAAAGTAGTGATGATCCTATTGGTTTCCAAGTTGGTTCTTTCGCAGAAGAATACATGGTCAAGGAACTGAACATCTCACGGCTAAGGCTAAAAGCTCTCGGTTCTCCTGAAGAATACGCTGAAAATCTCAAGCTAGGCCCTAAGAAAGGAGGTGTTATGGCCATTGTCGATGAGCGCCCTTATGTTGAACTGTTTTTGTCAACTTACTGCAAGATTGCAGTTGCTGGCTCAGATTTCACCAGTAGAGGATGGGGCTTTGTAAGTACACTGAGCTTATAATTTTGTTATAAAAACAATTCTAGGTATTTACATTATAATGATAAACAAAAATCATAATTCCTTGACAATATTGTCTACAGTAACTTTACTGTATTAACTGTCAATATTTTTGTCTGCTGTCTCAGAGCTGACGACACACTCTGAGATTATTTTGCTGTTGTTGCACTTATTTGCAGCAGAAGTCTAATATATATAAGGTCTAACCATTGGTTTCTTGCATTCAAACATAGCACCTTATAAAATTCATTCTGTCAGGCATTTCCAAGGGATTCCCCTCTGCAAATAGACCTGTCCACCGCAATCCTAGCACTGTCGGAGAACGGGGAACTGCAGCGGATTCACGACAAGTGGCTCATGACAGGCGAGTGCACAGCTGACAACACCGAATTTGTGGAGTCGAACCAGCTCCGCCTTGACAGCTTCGGGGGCCTGTTCCTCATTTGTGGTGTGGCATGTGTCCTTGCACTGCTCCTTTACTTCGGCATCATGCTACGCCGATTCCTGAAACATGAACCGCCAGAAGCAGCACTCTCCTCGGAGTCCAGGTCATCGAAATCGAAGTGCAGCCTCAAGAAATTCTTCTTGTTCCTCGATGGCAGGGAGTCACCAAGGAGAAAGCGGTCCTCGAGCCTGTCAAGACGTTCGATGCCAACAACACCAATGAGGAACCTTTCTGTTCTTGACATAGAAAGACCGGTGAGATCTGTCAGGAATGTTAGTATTACTGATATACAAAACTAGTGAATGTGTATTAACTTCGAAGCTAAGAAATTTTACGCCTTGGACCTGGGATAAATTTTACGCAATCATAGATAGGAAATTAGAGTGAAAGGCTGTGCAGGGAATTGTATTTGTAGGAACATGCTGTGTTAAGGTGTACTGAATACAAGGAAAAGGCACTTTAAGCAAGAGGCTCGATCTTTTCAGTACATTCTTAGCTGCCttaccaaaaaagaaaaaagaaaagtattCTCGGCTGAAGGGCAAAGCCCTGGTTCAGTATCTTGGAATTGAAATAACAGTTTCACAAGGTAACACAGAATCCAAGTCAGCATACATATGAAGGTCTCTATCTTCCGGTTCAGGACACAGATACAGAGCGAGTCTGCTTTTGTTTAAACCATTGTTGGTtggttccattttttttttcagttaacAGTTCAACTAATCTAGGTCTGTTTTCCTACTAAGAACTGAGCCTAGTTCAGTTGGTTGAGGATATGGCCTAAACCATCTAAATTCGAGTTCTCTCGGACGCGAATTTGAataactattttcaaaaaaattcttcTTGTTGGTCTGTTTTCCTACGCACAACTTCTGTTTCCATCTTCAGATGCCGCGCGGCCATTCTCTATGCTTGGACTTGGTGATATTGTAATACACGGTTAGTAGTGGAAGTTCTTTTGTTATTGTTTCTTGCTTCTGATATTTGCCATGTTAATAGATATTTTCTAATTCCTGATTGGATTCTAATATCAGCTAAATTATGAATGTCTACTTTGTTCTACATAATGATCTGTAGTAAGCTGCTACTTCAACTAggatttttattaaaaaaatctcctGTAGGATCTGGTTGTATAGGAGGTTTTGGCCCTTTATGGATCCAAATCACTAGGATTGGTTCAGAACTTCAAATTTGAACCAAACCCTGAAAATTCTACTGCAATCCTCCCTAGCCAAAACAGGCCTTTAGGAGAATTGGACTAATTTGTCATATCGATTGAGTTCTTTCTGTTGTCGATCGAAGAGGATGCGTATGACAAAAGAAATAGCTATCAGCATTTTTAGTCCTTAGATTGTTAGTCATCATTGTATGGGATTCAAATGCTGTTTCATGTTAGGCTGTTTTGATTGCACCACATGACTGGGTCTCTATGCTTTCACTATTATGGCAGTTTCTCGACTCATACAGAGTAGTATTAATTCTTTTCAACGACCCCACTTTAATACccaaatcttcatgcacaaTCTGCACCCTCTTCATTCCAATGTTTCTGGTCTAACCAATATTATGGTCGTAGGATAATTAAGAACTAAGCCTAACTTATCGCATTGGTGGGAGTTGTGAGTTTACACCTGCACCACTTAGATTTGAGTCCTCTTAGATTTTAATGCAAAATAACCCTTTAGGATGGTCTAGTTTTTCTGGCACAGGATTACTAGATCTTAACATGATATATGCCACGAATGGTATGGGTTGCACGATTTCAGCACTATATATAGGATTATTTGTAATATGCCGTGTATCGCACTCTCATTTTTTTTCCCattcctttctttcttccaaCGGATGAATTGAAAATCATCCGATACGCCATGTAAAGTGACTTTTGGTTGGTATATATCTGCGTCTTGATTCTCAGCGTTGTGAGATGCCAAATGTTGATGCTTCACAATCGTTTTCACAAGGACTTCAGAGCCATATAATTTTCAGGCAGCATCAGATGCTAATCACACGTGACATTCCTGTTCCCTGTTCTGAAAGGAAAATAAAGACGTATTCTCTGATTTGACAGCTGAAAGATTGTTATTCAGGAAGCTTTATTCTGTATGTGATGCCTTGCAAAATAGAATATAATGCAGATGGTAGTCGAAGCAAAGCGAGCCAGATTAGCAAGATGCAATCGCCCGTCCTGTTCCTGTAATGTGAGGCATGGAGGACAACTAAAGCTGCCTGCCTAATTTTTTGACAGATGCAAGCACCTAGCTTGTTATGCCGAGGAGCAATAGGCAAAAGATGCACTATATACGAATTATATATAATTCTATCATTTAAAGTTTCGTTTAGCAAAATAAAATTGCTACTAAATGCCCACAACGAGGCTAATTAAGATGGTATGGAAAGTCAACCAGCATCCCCTAAATTTGGCAGGCATGCACTTCAGTTTATGCAAACTGTGCAATAGGAGCTTCTGTTAcaataattaaaaaattgagTAGGCAGAAATGTGAACATGTTGTGGAATCCATCGACAACACCCGTATGCATGCATACACAAAAGCAAATCCCACGATCAACCATCTATCAACTAGTctgtttatttttgttttctcacAATAAAAGTCTGTTTGTTTCAAGTTATTTTTGGTTTCTGTTTCTATCAGAAATCTAGAAGTTAAAAGTCTAAATAAACAGGTTTGCTGAAAAGTAGTTTCTGAAGCAGTCAGAAGTCTGcttatgagaaaataaactagaagctgagaagttagcgagagtagtttttctgagaagtagtgtgttgagaaactaaaaaattattgtaaaattcaaCACCTAAAATACAAAagcagtttttcagaaaaactaaaaacacaacTTTTTAAATAAACCAAAAGCAAAAGCTCGAACAAACAGACATTAACTCTTCACTAAAAGCTTTGATTCAAGAACCGTTTCACATATGGATTACTGGCATTTTTTAGCACAAAACAAGATCCATGACAAATATTACATTGAACAAAAATATTTTGCTATTGTGCTATAAGAGGTTTACAACTGTAATAGAAACATTTTACTGTTTGAGATACACTAGCAAACACCTATCAGACAAATCATAGGTGTAAAAAACATATCTGCTATCAGACAAACTCACGGGTGTATAAACCGTGAGTATATTTTGCTATTTTATTATCCATGATTTTACTGTAACTCTGTAACCTCGTAGTGTAAAAACCAACCTACAACCGCAACCTACAACCGATGTGGCTGCAATCATAAAAACCTAGTTTCTCCGCATGAGTTTTTATGATTATGAGACACCGTCGACGTTAACCTTCATGGGATGATATTGTTGGATTATGATTCGAATTCTTGTTGGGTCGGACAAGGGACGTATTCGGCCTATATTTCGGAATAGTCTGTATTAGACTAGAGTCGTATGTGTtcatccctataaatatatcttgtaagctgcaaggaGAGTCAAGACGCTTATTGTAATCCCTTACATTGTACACATACCTGATATAGTGAAAATCGCCAATTGACGCCCGTGGTTTTTTCCCGCAAGAgtttttcacgtaaaaatcgtgtctcgtATTCGATCCTGTTTTGCTTTATTTCTAACAAACGGTACCAGAGCCGGATCAAACACACTAgcacgaaaaaaaaaaagatctattCGCCGTCGAGTTTTTCTCTTCTTCAGTCGACCGGTCTCCCGATCGCTGCCGCCGGTCTTTCGCCGATCCACGCGCTTCCCCGCTGCAGGCCGGCGCAAGTCCGGAGATCCGATTCGAACCCGCCCGTCCACCAGAGAAAAGGCAAGTCCACTGGAAAAAAGCAAGCGATTCACCCATCgaatcagaagaaaaaaagaagcaagTCCCGAGGACACCCAGACGTCCTCacgtgaagaaaagaaaaggacagGTTCAAGTCAAGGCCTGCTCGTGAAAAGCTAAAACCTGGCATCTTTGTTACGTGCACACGAGAAAGTCTACCAGAGCTTTGCTGTTTAATTGCTGCACGTACACAAAGTGTACCAGGACTTCTGCAGTTTTTTGCTTCGTGCACATAGGGCTGTACCAGAGGGGCTGCAAGCTATTTTGTTCCTGATTATTCTTCGTCATGacttctataaaatatgatattttgttGTTAGATTATAA
Coding sequences:
- the LOC133918224 gene encoding glutamate receptor 3.1-like produces the protein MKITFLMLLVLSLFLFPYGLCKSLAARPSVVNIGSILRFNSTIGGVSAVAIRAALEDINSDPTILNGTALQVDMRDTNCADGFLAMVQALQFMENDVIAIIGPQCSTIVHIISLVANELRVPLMAFASDPTLSSIQFPFFVRTTPSDLYQMAAVAAVVDYYQWKIVTAIYVDDDYGRNGIAALDDELTARRCKISYKVGFPVNAKRSELLHLLVNVNNMESRVIIVHTSAPSGLQLLSLANTLNMMGNGYVWIATDWLSSYLDANSSVPAETISGMQGVLTLRPHIPKSKMKSNLISKWSSLSKKYNHSDLRTSAYAFYVYDSVWTVARALDSFFDDGGSISFSNDSRLRDETGRTLHLEAMSIFDMGNKLLGKIRKVNFTGVSGQVQFDAQGDLIHPAYDIINIIGNGVRTIGFWSNYTRLLSTVLPEDLYSKPPNSSLANQHLYDVIWPGETAQKPRGWAFPFNAKKLNIAAPNRFSFKEFITKDNVTGLMKGYCVDVFTQALALLPYPVTYEFVPFGSGTENPHYDELVQMVQDNVFDAAIGDITITMNRTQIVDFTQPFIETGLVILAPVKKHITNSWAFLQPFTLEMWCVTGLFFLIVGVVVWVLEHRVNDDFRGSPREQIMTIFWFSFSTLFFAHRENTMSTLGRGVLIIWLFVVLIIVSSYTANLTSILTVQQLDTSIRGLDDLKSSDDPIGFQVGSFAEEYMVKELNISRLRLKALGSPEEYAENLKLGPKKGGVMAIVDERPYVELFLSTYCKIAVAGSDFTSRGWGFAFPRDSPLQIDLSTAILALSENGELQRIHDKWLMTGECTADNTEFVESNQLRLDSFGGLFLICGVACVLALLLYFGIMLRRFLKHEPPEAALSSESRSSKSKCSLKKFFLFLDGRESPRRKRSSSLSRRSMPTTPMRNLSVLDIERPVRSVRNVSITDIQN